The Cicer arietinum cultivar CDC Frontier isolate Library 1 chromosome 1, Cicar.CDCFrontier_v2.0, whole genome shotgun sequence genome contains the following window.
GAACTCTATTTTCTGATAATAAGATGgttaaaacaaaacaactaaaactgaagtaattaaattgatttgattttgataatcAACTTATATGAAATTCAaaccaaaataattataatcagTTTTTGAGTATGATGTTGTACACTTGGTAACatgactttttaaaaataaaagtaaaaattggGTAACATGACTCTCcttgaatttttcttttctctttcaaaccaattatctaatttaaatcaattcaatCTTAAATTGTTTGGTTTAAAATTGtccaaaaaaatgtaaaaaaattccCAGGTAAACCAGTATTGTTATAACTGGAATAGAGATggaattgacaaaaaaaaaaatagttatgatTCAACATTTCAATTGGTTCAACAACCATTTAGCAAAATgatgattaataaataaatattaaaaaacttattttaaaaaatttaatttaatttatatataaaaacaacataaattatttttatattatcaatcaattataatcattaaattatttaaaatatttaatttttattataattatttatcgCAATAAAAGTTTGTCAGAATCGTATTCATAAAGTCTAACagttaaacatttaaaaataataatgataaaactATTAATACGATCGAGGAAGTAGTTGACAGAAGGCCATATTTCCCGTTTAGGtatcttgaaaaaaaataccaaaTCAATGCACGTTTtcttatagaaaaattatttttccttttttagaAAATCCCGTGTCAAGAAACAAGAACCACCAACAATAATAGAAACATGTCCaccaaaaaaatatacaataaaataagaatttaatttatattcacggttgattaaaaaaattatttttaattaattataaccgTTATATCATTGATTGAAGTTGATACTATTGTTAAccttagttttgtttttttattattaatttgttttatatatttttattaatttaaactttgtgttgtaaaaattaaagattagacgattaaattgtatttttcttatatgacaaatgaaattttatatttataaaaaagcaACGTTGTAAGTTTGTTAATATTGAGTCTtacattattttacttttactttgtGGGTTGCTCTAGTGTAGTGCACTTGtcttttttttgctttttagtTTTATCCATTTAATTTTTCAGGTAATGTTTTAAGTGAGACAATATTGTATCATacttatttctttaaattttagtcTAATCTctcaaactttttattttttacattttttatttaataaatttattatgattctgcaaatgataaattaataatttttggaTGTCAATATAGTTGAAGGATCAATCCTATAATGTGATGTTGAACTCTAATttcaacttaatattttttctttgtgtGTACATATAGCcaaattagttataattttaagatttaagAAATATGATGCATATTTAGATTTATATTAATAAcggttaaattttataataattatttatgaaattactgaaataattagattataatttatcaatagtatagaacattttaaattgacatccaataaaaattaaactcataaaataAACATACATACATAACAttataattggacaagaatcgcACTTcgtttatatttcaattaatttttttcaaatataattatttatatcgaTATCCCAATCCACACGAAGTAGTGAATGATCGGTGAAGTAAACGAAAATTGATTGATCACGCAAATTAAGCCTCACACTCAATTCATTTTTTAGGTCAAACTATTTGTTATGAACTTTAAATCAAATCCATCTTCTTCACTAACTTTAATTTGTACTTTGCATTAACCTGTCACGAGTTGTTTGATTTTCATAATCTGTAAAGTTCTTTGCTATTCCTTTTGTCCAACTATACCACTTTCTAGACGGTACTTGCTGTGAATAATTAATTGAGttaatttttttggttaatTCCTACCACATATTAAAAGAATCAatactctctttatttattttcttcattactaaatttaaaaaaaataataataattgtataaAGATATTGAGGTTcattaaatattacatttttatattttatatttccaaAACTTTCTTAATAAAGAAGGTGATAAATGAAAAGGTTCAAACTCCTATTAAAGAGAAAATATGTTAAGGTAAAATGGTTGATACTTGATTCGACTCAAATACAATGGACAACAATTTtctactaatatttttaaaaaaaaattagtcatATACATGCATTGTTAATTATACAACTTTCAAGTACGACATACATACCTTATGTGGTCTCCATTTTAtgtgtaaattaataaaatctcAATCCGTACTATGAATACTTCCTCTCCTTTGATAACACGTGACAATGGTAACATGTGAATgtctaaataaatttgtaaaggTAGTAGTTAGAAAGACACGTTGGATTAGTTTTAACTTGAAAATTGATTTCTtacttaaacaaatattttcctTTCCATTATTAGTCATTCATGGTGGTTATGATAGTTCCTAAATTTGCAAGGAAGAAATTGAATCACATGCTGCATGCCATGCTTTCTATTTCATAATTTATgcaacttaaatattttatcatttttttatatatgtattttatctTCATAAACATTACGGtttaaatttgaacaaatcatctttttttaagaaaaatcggcaaaaaaaagtttaagttgtaaatttttataaagataaaaaatctatattaaaattttaaaaaataaaatatgtatatattacAACAAATAAGATAAAAGACCTTAGATATAATTTTGACTACGATAAATTAAGAACAAAATataatcaacaatttttttactaaaacttATCTTTTAAAATGTATATATGTATCACTTTAAGAGAATTGATGAATTCCAATGAAACATAACTCCTAGCAGTGACATAAATGAGATGTGTCTcctctaattttaatttattactataaaaaaagTTCCCGTGAAACATATTCAATCAtggttattatatattttaattacacaCAATCACGCTCAATAGgttcttaaattcattttctaacAACCATGATTTTACTAATAAAAAGTTTGACGAAGGCCTGAATTTTTAAGGTTGTTTATTAAAAAAGTGGATCCATCCATATATAATTTTACGGGAGTGGATTTTTTAAtgtgaaattattttaagtGGCCTACATATCATCCATAAATGAGATGatagaattatatatatttgggAAAATGAATGTCACGTGAAATTAATAACAAAGGTTCGCATATAGTACGTAGAGGACTGCGAAGCTGCAAGGGTTCCATGACTAGCTATATACAATTACTAGAGTGTGATTGCAACTTTTGCAATAAGCATCTAACATGATTAAACCCAACTTGCAATAACTTTAaccaaattttatgataaaataaaaaagagggTGATGTTTGAATTTAGAATGGAAATGTAAAGAAAATCAAAGATAGATAATCTTTATTTATCTATTGTCATTAGAGCATTGAATTTATCCTGAAAACATCTTGAGTCTTAAAAATATGTCTCTTTTACTAATACATTATTGGAGCACATTGCTTTTTTGAAGTAAAATTTCCTCAaatgtgtaaaattatttttctacaaaatcaattttataaaactgTGTACAAGTATAggtttccaaaataaaattcacttATTGATTTATTGGTCTTGGGaaagtattttgaaattgtccaattttatcgtaattttcatatttttatttaattaatttggcaaatcattatttttttagattaaatagtacttgtggtcccttaacttaatttcagttaaagttttaattttttttatttttatcgatttggtcctttattttaactttaagtgacaatttgatcttttatgttttaaaatgtcaataatgttatccttttaaaaaaaaaaaatcatcaaaatatttaaacaaaacctataaattaaatatcatcttcaatataatgcaaattttatcaaatttataacttaaatctttaaataaactcataacttaaatctttaaatctttaaatttgaatatttgagttatgcatttgatgaaatttgtattatattgaagataataattaattttatgagttttgtttgaaaattttgatgaattttttgaatttttttttaaaaattataacatcgttgaaattttaaaacataaaagatcaaattgtcatttaaaaataaaataaaaaaccaaatcaaaaaaaaaataaaataaaataaaaaactaaaatattaactgaAACTCAATTAGAGAAATGCACAtgttatttagttatttttttaataacactATTTGTTGTTTTACAAATGTGGCAGTAAAagcaaaatatttgtttattccTTCACTCAATTTTAATGTGTAAATTTGACCCTTGAGACACTgtcaatcatttttttctttactttttataaCCAAAAACTATGAATTTGAACAAAACTAGAAACAATTAAAACAGTGATGCAATAACTTAAACAAAGATAAGAGAAGAATATGAACACCAAGAAGAATTTATGTGGTTCAGATTTAAAGATCTAATCCATAGGAGAGAGAGTTGACTATATATgagtaaacaaaaaaaaagatattggTCAATTCAATAGAATTTCCATGGTTGAGGAACCTCCCAACAAATAATCCTCAGCCCCTTAATTTCAACACTTTTGTCACATTTCCCATCTCTAATTTTTTGTTCACAAAGTAGATAGTTTAATGTTTAATTGATTTGAGCATTTGAGTctgatatttaattaaaatattctttatatttatcttttagtcgaactttaaattattaaaatatatttttctttaacgtaaaaaataaaagaattgaaGACTAAATATTATGTCACAAACTCATTCTAAAGTGATTAGTGTGTAATGTACGTGAGTGAGCATCATAAATGAGGTCTAACACAAATGGTTAGTGCTTAACTTACGTGAGTATCTTAAACTTTGTTTAAGTACCAAATTCCATTTATagcaatagaaaataaatacttCTTATGGGCATCACTTGGAGAGTTTTCCTTAAagcttttattatattttgataaaatctaACATATTCCTGATTGTTTACTATTCCAGAATTTATCTCTTCTTTTAAATAGATACAGTCAGagaaatttaatcaaaataaatgaattaacatataatataacagaaattaatttatcatgGAAAATTGTAAAGAAAAACTCTAAAACGGATCCGTAATTTACTCAATTCATCATAAAATATACTTTCTACGTAAAATCGTCTATGTATTATTTTAGGATAGGAATCCTAGATATATATTGGATTTAGTTTAGGTGCACTTTAATTGTATACGTTCACACATTTCCATTCTCTTTTCAATATCGTAcaacttatattttataaaattttacactgtaattctatatttatattcatatcccatattttaataaaaatttaattttagtcttttttttcaaaaaaaaaaaaaaacactttatattttgtgatatacattgttgtttcaaaaaattagaattacaaaaaaattcaaaatttaaagatttagttttttataaagaaaattttcGGAACAAAAAATTAGAACTTAAGAAATAGAgttatttataagaagaaaaaaaattacatttttcgaatataattgtgtttcaaaaaattttaaaacctaaaattcaaaatttctaaaacacatttatattacataaatttcttttaaaagttTTTCAGAACACATTTATGTTCTGAAAAACTTgaaatttcagaattttttttttccaatgtacgaaattcaaaattttgaaatacatttatgttttaaattttttttctttcaaattttatgaattttaaattgaatttaatagagtaaaagaattattatttttaaataaaataaaatggataTTTGCATAGAATATAGGGTAAGAATATAAATGTGGGATataattttctagattttaaagtagatttttcttttagataaaaaaaaaaaaaaaaaaaagcttgaAATCGTGTGTGTAACTGCATATTGTAATATAtacttttcaaataaaatataattttgttttagtgaAGACCGATCAAGATATGgtaaattattttgtatctCAACAATGAGGGGAGCTTTGAAAAAGAATATGTAAGATAGTCAAAGTCCATCctttttgaattgaaatttgTCAGTGCATGCAAATCATagacaaattaattattatattattaaaagcAATAAAAAATTGGTTTGCCATATATTTAAATCAACGTAATGAAGATCAATTTAGTCAAGAACCATTATTCCTTTGATTACAACCTGATAGGATATCCAGGctctattattaatattgttgatttttaatcaaaataataaagacTTTGATCTCtagtttaaaagagatataGAGCCGGTCAGAATTAAGTATGAATACTAAGGAGGGAGGTTTCGAAttccaaaaagaaaatatataataacacaGTCACTACTTTTTACTATATAATTGTCGATAGTAAcatttgattattaaaaaaagcaaaccattaagtttatttttgattttgtattttttttaatatgtcattgaattatgaatattttataaaatattttgactttatcaaattttattcatAGCGGTCTttgtgtttatattttaaagactaaattgatattaaatgattaaatataaagaaaggtGGATTTTAGGACGGTTGAGATTAACCgcttaaattaaaaattgttaaaatcctatttaaaatatattaatttatgcaataaattaaatattttgtttcaatttctatctattttttgacaaaaattaaaaataacttttggaaattctaaattataattaaattattaacgattttttaaaaactttttaaaaatatttataatttccgagatctatttaaaaatactcAATAAAATTATGAACTAATTTAGCAGAGTACTCATTTAGAAAAACCTACACAGCCAAGACAAGAAATGGAATAAGGATAAGATATGAACCTGAAAAATTTGATAAGAAAGAGGTGGTAGGAGtaaatagtaatagtaaataTAAATGAACAGAACAAGAATGGGAAAGGACCATAAAGTTGGTAGTTAGCTGCTAGCTAATGTCAGCAATTGTATAAAAGCAACAGGTTGAGAGTACCAAACCAAACACCAAATGCCAGCCAGCTTAAAGTGCAATTTTGTAATGGAAGTTGGTGTTTACAAATACTAGTATGACATGACATGAGTGGAGCATTACATTACATTTTACATTAACTAACATTGTGCATATTTGCATATAGTTGTTAAACTTTCAGCTAATTCATTTATGATTTTAGGTCATAAAAACaacttaatatatatgtaaattcTCTTTTTTGGTAAAGGAATACAAATGAAagtaaattatgaatttattgataaaatcaACAAATTCTCAATTTTATTAACCAAAAACAAGTTTACAATTTTACATTCACTGAACcttaaataatttgtaaaaatgtttatatattcttttttatgtttgagtatcttttattttacttattatttaaaatatctgtCATCTTTCATAAGATTTTATATTAGATAGAGTCTTATCAATTTACAAATTGAGTTGatttaaaatctataaattaactttaaaaattttaatttaacatataaatattaatattgtcaagttaaattttaaatttaaattcaaaatttcgtaattgttttgaatttatgatgatatatttttcataaaattcataaactattCTAAACTCTGAAATTTAAAGATCTTAACATCAACTTTTATATGGATAGAGTGtgtcaaaaattatattttaaaagtttaacaaAATTACACATAAAATTGTGAGTGAAGAGAGGGGCATATAGAGAGATAGTAATATatgaaagacaaaaaaaagGAGGGGTCCACTTGATGAATGAAATGAATGCCACTGTGATGTGAGTCTGTCTGTCACCACACCTTCCTTGTTCCTTTCCAACTCTTCCTCTTACTATTCAAatcccattttttttatttacctCAAAAACActctcctctctctctctctctctctctctgaacAGGTTCTTAACTTTTTCCTTCATGCATACTTCTCCTTTTAATTTAACACCTTTGAGTTTCcaccttttttttctcttatttccATTTATTCAATTCAAGTTTCATGCTTTCTACTGTAGCTGTGCTGGATATTGTGATCTTTAAGGAACAAGTCTCTACAACATGGGAGTTTGTTTGAGTGCTCAAATTAAAGCTGAAAGTCCTTATAACACTGGTATCTATGTTCTTCAATTTGCTTCTAACCCTTTTCATGTCTTGTGTTCCATTCATTTCAGTTTTAGTTACTTTGATGTTTATTGCTTTTGGGTATTCTCAATTTCCTTTTATTTCCTCAAAGTTTGATCCTTCTGTTTTTCAAAAAGACCCCTTggagaattttattttgtttaaactgATTTAGGCTTTGTTTAACTCGTTTGATTtgttaattacatttttttttctttctggtGGTTATGTTTGGTTGTTCAGTGCACAAAAATGATATGAATTTGGTAACTCTGGTTTCTAATTATCAATATTCAAAAAGTTACTCTACCTTGTTTAGATCTTTGTATCACCGGCACTTTGATCGAAGGCGTGTCCTGGTGTATGACACGGCACCGACCCGTTAATTaagttcaattaatttattttttaaaattacattcGTGTCGATGTGTCAGTGTCGTGTCTTATGTTCGTGTCACTATCACACTATTCATGCTTCATTGGTTTTGATGCTAATTTATCTTGTCTCAAGATATTGGCTCATATAGTAATAGTACTTTCATCATGTGGTATTCTTGAGGTTCAACCTTGTTACTCAAATCTATTTGATTGTATGAACACAATTGAAGATCTAGTTTGATAGCTCAATGTATGTTACATTTCATGTTGTAATGGATATGGATGGATTTGGCAGGGTTAAATTCAAAGAGTGCAGGTTCAATTGGAAATGATCTGAGCAGCACAAACAACAGTAAGGATTCAGCTGTATCAGTGCCTCAGACTCCTCGAAGCGAGGGCGAGATCTTGCAGTCATCCAATTTAAAGAGTTATACCTTAGCAGAACTTAAGGCAGCAACTAGAAATTTTCGTCCCGATAGTGTGTTGGGAGAAGGTGGTTTTGGATCAGTTTTTAAGGGTTGGATTGATGAGAATTCATTGGCTGCTACCAAACCTGGCACTGGTATTGTTATTGCTGTTAAAAGACTTAATCAAGATGGTTGCCAAGGTCACAGGGAGTGGTTGGTGAGTTTAATCTACTTGTTTAAATCATCTGCTTTTGATAATTAAGAAGCAAATTGTTTCTATGTTATGTTGTATGATTATACTACTATGTTAGTAATTAGTTATGATTGGAAAACTAAGAGTTTATTTTTCAGTATGCAGACGATAAGTGTTTGCTTAACTATGTTTCTGTTTTCGATTTTAGGCTGAAGTCAACTATCTTGGACAGTTTTCTCATCCTCATTTAGTGAGATTGATCGGTTATTGCCTTGAAGATGAACACCGACTTCTCGCTTATGAGTTTATGCCTCGTGGAAGCTTGGAGAATCACTTGTTCAGGAGTGAGTTATTCTGTTATTTCTTTCCCATTTATTCCTTAGTTTTAAACTTCGGAAGAAGTTTGTTTAACATCAGCGATATTATTGAAACAGGAGGTTCATATTTTCAACCTCTTTCTTGGAGTCTCCGTCTAAAGGTTGCTCTTGATGCTGCCAAAGGGCTTGCATTTCTGCACAGTGCTGAAACAAAAGTGATATATAGAGATTTTAAGACTTCAAATATCTTGTTGGATTCTGTATGTAGACTTTTactttcaataaaaaatgaaagaaatatgATTGATAAATGTAAGAGATTATTTGGATAACATGTCTGAAACACATTTCTTGAGTTGATTGCAGGATTATAAAGCAAAGCTTTCTGATTTCGGGTTGGCAAAGGATGGTCCAACAGGTGACAAAAGCCATGTCTCCACCAGGGTAATGGGAACTTATGGATATGCAGCTCCTGAATATCTAGCAACAGGTATTTTTATGTTCATTTTGCTGAATCATTTATGTTTCGTGTAACCAAGTGGTTGAGCTCAAATGATTAATGAGCTTTAGTTAAGGCCAAATCAGTCGAGAGTACCTAAATTCGAACTCTGGCCAAAACATTCTTTTTTCAGACTTTAAATACCTAAATTCTGAATTTACGTTGCATGATTGTCCTTTTCTGATTTTATTACGTTATTCTAGATTCATCTTGGTAGCATTTTGGTTAATAGCGACAAACATTGTTATTGTAGGTCATCTAACTACTAAGAGCGATGTCTATAGTTTTGGAGTTGTCCTGCTCGAAATGTTGTCCGGTAAGAGGTCAGTTGACAAGAATAGGCCATCTGGACAACACAACTTGGTGGAATGGGCTAAACCATATCTAGCTAACAAACGTAAGATTTTCAGCGTGTTAGACAGCCGGCTCGAAGGGCAATATTCAACCGATGAGGCCTACAAGATAGCCACCCTTGCTTTGCGATGCTTATCAACAGAATCCAAGTTCAGGCCCAACATGGATGAAGTTGTTATAACTTTGGAGCAGCTGAAAGTTCCTAATCTGAATGCAGGCAGTCAAAAGCGTGCTCGGAGAAAAAGTGCTGATGATGTTAGCCATGCTCGGAGAAAAAGTGTTGATGGTGTTAACCGTCCGAAGATTCCCACAACGTATCCCCGTCCCTCGGCATCTCCTCTCTATGCTTGAAATTGCAGATACACAACCTTCAAACTTGACAGAACTGTACATATCATATTTCAGCTAATATATTCAGAACCAAGCTTCTCTGTCAAGTGTTTGTAACTAGTAAAAGTAGCTGGTAAGATAGGTACTTATGTATAATTGCTATGTTTAGCACATTTTTGTTATAGTCTTGTATTGACATGTTGTGGTTTTTCCTAATCTATTTTGTAACACATTGTTGTCGGCTTCCGTatcaaacatataataaataatttaaaggcTGATGCTATATTCTATTTGTATTCTTCTAATTTGTGCTGCAAATCAATTGAAGTCTGGTGATAATCTGAAATTTGGATTTTGTTCATGTCAACTACTATAATACAGTAAAGGTCACTAAAATGTAATCTTCTTGTCTTTGTTATATTTTGCCACCCCTTAGAGTATCATCCATGGAAgaattttttgaattgtttAGTTACTTTCCtagttctatttttttcttttctttttgataaCCTTACCCTACTAAACAATGATGACATTGTGAAATATTGACTTTggttaatattaatttgggcCCTTTGGGATTTGTCAAGCCGTACACCTTTTTGGGTTGGTCCTTGACAAATGTTAATGAAATTGTCAAACTCATAATTGATAGACTCCATCTTTAAAGGAAAATAATTGGGAGCAGAAGCAATTTATTGACTTATTGTTGTGATGGCTAAGCATTGTTTGGATCCACTGAGTGTTTCTCATGTACCAATCATGTTATACACGAAGTTATACTTTCAAGCTTCTTGTGAAACAAACAAGCACTAAGTTGTAGTCTTTTCCCTCTTATTATATTcttatgtttataatatttgattgtctcataatatttactattttaaaatattaatgaagtatttataatatattctcGTCGGAAAATGTTCCAAATCCCAAAGACATAACTCACGAAATCCACTATTGTGATATGAATACTAACTTCTCTTTTttccattatttattttttacttgacCAATTTATCTATGCTTGGTTAATTTGTTCCATGTTCGTCAAAATTCTTGAATAGCTTTGTCGTACTAATAACATAATCTGTTCTTGTTTGTTATGTCTCAACACACTTAACaacttaattaatatttaaaagatactACTCCTTTTGTTTCGTAATAATCGTCACATTTGAAAaactaatttgttttaaaaagactgtcatttctaatttttgatgtaattttaatttatttattttaattgtatttaataCTTAATGTAATTTAGTTCactttcaatttattattattttttattttgtatttattataattataatagactgatgattaattatgataaa
Protein-coding sequences here:
- the LOC101507443 gene encoding probable serine/threonine-protein kinase PBL9 codes for the protein MGVCLSAQIKAESPYNTGLNSKSAGSIGNDLSSTNNSKDSAVSVPQTPRSEGEILQSSNLKSYTLAELKAATRNFRPDSVLGEGGFGSVFKGWIDENSLAATKPGTGIVIAVKRLNQDGCQGHREWLAEVNYLGQFSHPHLVRLIGYCLEDEHRLLAYEFMPRGSLENHLFRRGSYFQPLSWSLRLKVALDAAKGLAFLHSAETKVIYRDFKTSNILLDSDYKAKLSDFGLAKDGPTGDKSHVSTRVMGTYGYAAPEYLATGHLTTKSDVYSFGVVLLEMLSGKRSVDKNRPSGQHNLVEWAKPYLANKRKIFSVLDSRLEGQYSTDEAYKIATLALRCLSTESKFRPNMDEVVITLEQLKVPNLNAGSQKRARRKSADDVSHARRKSVDGVNRPKIPTTYPRPSASPLYA